Proteins found in one Oncorhynchus clarkii lewisi isolate Uvic-CL-2024 unplaced genomic scaffold, UVic_Ocla_1.0 unplaced_contig_11086_pilon_pilon, whole genome shotgun sequence genomic segment:
- the LOC139401820 gene encoding zinc finger protein ZFP2-like: MLDRASPSPSTLPESPGHNSPGSFLLLGLKRVSVRLVDCRKTPGQSGAVGEGPEEGDGDLISSSKNNGDSPNRRSLSGRDLSSGELLQQHVADEAEKSVSQSEHLKHQHRRTGKKSHHSCSDCGKSFTTWRSFIIHLRIHTGEKPYSCGQCGKFFARASNLTTHQRTHTGEKPYSCDHCGKSFAAYNTFKYHLRIYEGEKPYPCLDCGKNFVNAGALTIHQRVHTGEKPYSCDQCGKSFAVASTLIRHQRIHTGEKPYNCNLCGKSFAVSDKLTIHQRIHTGERPYSCDQCGKCFALASTLNKHQRIHTGEKPYSCDQCGKSFARVSTLTIHHRTHTGEKPYSCDQCGKSFALASTLTAHQRTHTGEKPYSCDHCGKIFAESGTLNTHQRTHTGEKPYSCDQCGKSFAESGTLISHQRTHTGEKPYVCLCGESFARLGQMKKHQKAQICHISSPSYPTTFPDH; the protein is encoded by the exons atgttg GACAGAGCTAGTCCGTCCCCCTCCACCCTGCCAGAGTCCCCTGGTCACAACTCTCCTGGTAGCTTCTTACTGCTGGGTCTGAAGAGGGTGTCTGTGCGGCTGGTCGACTGCAGGAAAACACCAgggcagagtggagctgtagGAGAAGGACccgaggagggagatggagatctGATTTCATCAAGTAAGAACAATG GGGACTCTCCTAACCGTCGCTCTCTCAGTGGGAGGGACTTATCATCTGGGGAGCTTCTACAACAACATgttgctgacgaggcagagaagagtgtCTCCCAATCAGAACACCTCAAACACCAGCACAGACGTACAGGGAAGAAATCTCACCacagctgctctgactgtgggaagagtttcactaCATGGAGGTCCTTCATAATTCACCTGCGTATTCACACCGGAGAGAAGCCTTACAGCTGTGGTCAGTGTGGGAAGTTCTTTGCTCGAGCTTCCAACCTGACtacacaccagcgaacacacacaggagaaaagccttacagctgtgatcattgtgggaagagttttgctgcATATAACACCTTTAAATATCATCTGAGAATTTATgaaggggagaagccttacccctGCCTTGATTGTGGGAAAAACTTTGTTAATGCAGGAGCCCTAACCATACACCAGCgtgtacacacaggagagaaaccttatagctgtgatcagtgtgggaagagctttgctgtAGCTTCCACCCTGATTAGACACCAGCgcatacacactggagagaagccttataacTGTAATctgtgtgggaagagctttgctgtATCAGATAAACTAACTATACACCAgcgcatacacacaggagagaggccttatagctgtgatcagtgtggaaagTGCTTTGCTTTAGCTTCCACCCTGAATAAACACCAGCgcatacacactggagagaagccatatagctgtgatcagtgtggaaagagctttgctCGAGTTTCCACCCTGACTATACACCatcgaacacacactggagaaaagccttatagctgtgatcagtgtggaaagagctttgctTTAGCTTCCACCCTGACTGCACACCAGCGTACACACACTGGAGaaaagccttatagctgtgatcattgTGGAAAGATCTTTGCTGAGTCAGGGACCCTGAAtacacaccagcgaacacacactggagagaagccttatagctgtgatcagtgtggaaagagctttgctGAGTCAGGGACCCTAATttcacaccagcgaacacacactggagagaaaccctatGTCTGTCTATGTGGAGAGAGCTTTGCTCGTTTAGGGCAAATGAAAAAACACCAGAAAGCTCAAATTTGCCATATTTCATCTCCCTCCTATCCAACAACATTTCCAGATCATTAA